tccatgctgaggatGAAGCcagtttaggattctctctccctctccctctgcccctctcccctgtttgcactctctctctctaaaatgaaaaattaaaaataaaaaagaagaagaagctttCTGTGTGGATTTCACTGTCGATCAATTcatttgctcaaaaaaaaaaaagattttggttttggggctggttgtgtgtgtgtgtgtgtgtgtgtgtgtgtgtgtgtgtgtgtgtaattatgtTAAGAAAGAATTTATcgatttttattttgctgaatgtttttttaaaataattcatgggattgaattttcttttcagcaTCAAAGGAAATGACCATTTGCTTTTTCTATGTGGATATagtatttaatattaatgaattttttttggtattgaatcACCCTGCAATCATGGTATAGACTCCCTGGTCATTGTGTATTTTGCTTAATATGCTTTTGGCATCTGTGTGGCaacttttatttagaatttttccttCAATATTCATAAGAGATTAggatctgattttcttttattgtgtgcAATCTTAATCATCTTTATATCAGTTTGAAATTCACTTCATAGAactaatttggaagttttcttttgtgttgtaTGTCTGTATATTTTCAGTAACATTGAAATGATCTTCTCTCTAAAGGCTTGTTATAGTTCCCCTGTGAAATCATCTAGGCCTGGCATTCTtttcagtgggggagggagagctcTTGATGGTTAGGAGGTTCCTTGAAAGATGTTTCCCTGTACTTCTATCCCTCATCCTATGTGTTTGCAATACTGAGGGCTCCAGGTGGCAGGAAGTAGGAAATAAGGCTGCAGGGGTAGAGGATACCTTTCTAAAGGCAGATGAGGTCTGGGGTGGATTGAAAGTATAATCACCTTTAGGGTGGAGAAGGGACAAGAGGGGAGTAATGTCGGAGGGGAGGTGTAGGTGCGCcaggaagagaagccagagaggCCCAGGCTGAGGAGAGATCAGCTGCTTcttcccaaagattttttttctgactctgcATTCCAACCTCTCCTGGGGGGTCTCTGTCCTATTTTCACAGCTGAGAAGGCAAAGGAAGTTTCCCGTAGTCCACAACCTCTGTCAGGGAGGTTCTCAGAGTCACCTTACCTGAGGGAGCTTAGACTAACAACAGTCAGCAATCCCCTCCCCAAATTCTCCCCATTTGCATTTGTCCTGAGCCAGTTTTAGCCCACAAGTCCTGTGGCTCACAGACTTATTAAAAATCTTGAAGTCATAGACAGGTCTGAGGCAGCTCTCTCAACAAGAGGTTTGGAACAATCACTCCACTGCTCAGATAGCTCTGCTGTGAGATGGCTTTACTTTGGCAAATGGTAGATGGGGGTAGGCTCTTCTGGGTGCCTTGAGAGTCCATGCCACCTTCTTTCCCTTGCTTCCTGTCTCTCAGCTTCCTCAGCCCTCTGTGGACCTGCAGGAGACCCGCCTTGGCCACAATACAGCCTATCACCAACAGGTGCTGGGGTCTGTGAGGTAAAGAGTGGGAGCACTTGGCTAGAAAGGTCACCTCCCTGCAGCTTCAGGATGTTGCATTTGATCAAAgacaaggaaggggagggagaggaaagttgTGATATCCCTGAAGCTCCCCACCACTTCTGAACCCAAGGAAAGACTTTGGAGAGGCTGAAGCTCACACGCACTGCTGAGACATTGTTCTGTGCTCCAAATGGTGTTTCCTGAGTACAGGTTGCAGGCCTTGTGGAAAGTGTGACCACTCTCAGTGACCCCCTCACCCTGTGCTATGATCTCTTCCAGGCCACAGATTTCTAGCTGGAGCTGATGGAGTGGGCGGTGGGTTTGCAGGGCGAGGGAAAGGCTGGGGTGTGCTTTACATTTTAGGCCAGCagtggggcctgtttgggattctctctctccccttctctctgctcctccctccctggggctctctctctctttctctctctctcaaaataaataaataaacttaaaaaaagagacacttaaaaaaaagaaacaattagagAAActctttaaccttttttaaaaaacttagtcTAAGTTTCTTGGGGTTTCTTATTATATAAGATAGATCCTACCTCTATGGCTTTCACCCATCCTACTGTGGAAACCCAGGCTGTAAATTTTTTATAACCCAAACTCcagtgtccccctctctgtgctctAATTTCCACTACTTGCTCTCAGCTCTCCCACCCTGGGCTTCTCTGCCTGGATAGCCGGTTTTGGAAACACTCTGCCTGTTCAACTTCTGAACCCTCCCTTGGACACACATTAGGTATTACAACTTCCTCAGCTTCAGGCACTGTGACTGTTGAAAGGAGATTGGAAGAGATGTCTCTCCATGTGAGCCTTGAAGCTGAGTTAGGGCAGAGAGAAGTTGATGAGGCATATGTTGTCTAAGAGGCTGGAGGTGGGCTATGGGGCTATGGTGCATGGGTCATGGTACCCAGTTAGGAATGGGTGGAACCCAGGGAAGACAGAAAGTGGTTTGAGATGGAGCATCctgtgggggagaaggggaacaGGAGGACAGGAGCGTGGACAGTGTGGAACACTCAGGTTGCTTCTCTGGAGTGGAGGGGCACAGCACCAGGCTTTAGATGTTCCTCCTGGTGGAACAGCAGATTTTCAGGATGTGCACCATGAAACATGCCCAAGGTAGCAGAGGTGAGCCCTAGAGGCAGGTGAACAGAGACCCTCCACCTCCTTCGCCCAGAGTGTAGCTTCACTGGAGAGCAAGCTTTGAGTATCTGAAGGCAGGGGCTGTGATTATTCATCCTGTGTTCCCAGAGCTTGGTGCTGAGTCTGGTGTTTCATAGGCTCTTTGGACTCTCAAGTGAATAAaagaacagagggaaggaaggaagaaggatggGTCAACAGTACAACTTGATAATGAGCTGGAAACTCCAGATGAGTATTGATCAGCTCCTTTCCAGGGTCAGGTAATTGGGGCTCATCAATCCTCTGCACTAGTGATTTTcatgggcaggggatggggggtcACCAGTCATAAGAAAACTCCCTCTTCTGGTCTCCTCTGACTCTGCTGGGTTAGAGAAACTAAGCCAGAGTTCAACAAAATCTCAGTCCAGATAGACGAGACAGAAGAAATCAGATTCAAGAAGAGGACCTTATTTAAAGGAAAGTTGTTCTGTTGTCTGAGACTTTTTGTCCTGCCCACATCTAGTCTCTGAAGTAAATGCATCTTGTTCACTGGCTCATTAGATTTCAAGCGCAAGTCTTGGTCTGTAAAGTGTGCAAACTTAGATTTCTCTTAATGGGTGCACATTTTTTAGTAGGATGAAGCCAGGGGAGCCCAGTGACCTCCACAGGCTCTTCAGAATCTTGGGCGTTACCAGATACACAGGGCCCTTGAGCTTGTTAGACAAAGGCTGATACAAAACAAGTGCATCAagacagaatttaaaaacagCAGATTAACTAATAGTAACCCAAAGACCAATGCGTCTGTaaccacatttttgtttattttttagtgtgtTTCCTTCATGGTCTTTCTTGTGGCTCACCCTATGCAGTTTGTGTACTTgttgagagcttttttttttttaatctgtctctGACATTGTTTCTGCTGAACTCAGTTTTTCCGAGACCCTCTCTCCTCATAGGCTCAGTTTTGGCCTGCCAGCCACAGTCCTCCAGTTTCCGTGGTAGAAGAGGCCTAGGCTGCTTCCTGTGGGCCCCCCGCTGGGCAGAAGCATGCAGTGGTATCTCCTCCTGATTTGGGCACAGGGGCTGAGgcaggctcccctccccacctcaggtAAGGCCTATAAATCCAGCCTGGAACTGGAGAAACAGAAGGAGGAAGTAAGTCTGGGAGTggaagtgagggaaggaaagGCATGGTTTTCAGAATCCTGTGGCCCCTCATGTGAGAAAAGGCAGCGTCTGGGAAGCAGGTTCTGTTTTGGGTGGCAGATGGAGGCCTTGGGGTTGGGGTGTCTGACTGGCCAACCCaagaaaggaaatggggagagaaaggaaacagggagGAGGGATGATCAGTTTGCTTGTAGAAGTTCACTCCCATTTCAtcattctttcttctgtccttgAGGAAACTTCTAGAAAGACATTGTACATTTTCTGTGGATCAAAAATGTCTTCCTCACAGATTCCAGAGAGTCTACCATTATAGACTGAATTTACATTAGATATGGTTCCTTCCATAATAAAAATCATAGACATATGTTTCTGAGGGGGGCACAGATATTGAGACactatattataatttaatttgtatgttgttttttttgaaCCATTTGAGGGTGGAACTGTACCCAGATGATGGGCGGTGGTCAGTGCTGAGGAGGGTGGTTTTGTCTGGGAGAAACAAGTTTCTCTCCggtcttcctttcctttggattTTGTGGCTTTCCTGAAGGTTTTTCCAGGCACCTCAAACAGCAGTCAGACAAACAGCAAGGTTTTACTTCAAGGAATAGTGTGCCCAGTGTAGAACTGGCTGCTGGAAGATGAAGTAAAACAAAAGTGGTGGCTGACAGGGCTTATGTTGTAGGTAGGGAGACAAAATAAGTACACGGAAATAATCAAAGAGCTTGTCATGAAGCTAGATTATAGCAGCATATCCTGAGTGGGTGAAGTGTAGCAGTTATAGTCCATGTGGGGAGTGACAGGATGGACAGGAGACACTGTCATTCCACAGACCAACTCTAGCCTCAAAGCCCTTTAGGATTTCTATAGGAACATTCCAGGACAGCTGTTGACATAGTACTCATGcacattttctccccttccctagGAGCCGTGTCAGGCAGGATAGTAACAATGGGGAACGTTTCTGCAGAGGAAGGTGGCTCTGTCACCTTGCAATGTCGCCTCTCCTCTACCACTGCCAAAGTGACACAGGTCAACTGGGAGCAGCAGGACCAACTTCTGGCCGTTCATCATGCTAACCTGGGGTGGTACCTCTGCCCAGCCTTCAGGGAGCGAGTGGTCCCTGGCCCCAACCTGGGCCTCACCCTGCAGTCGCTGACCAGGAATGATACAGGGGAATACTTTTGTACCTATCACACCTACCCCGATGGGATATACAGAGGGACACTCTTTCTGGAGGTCCTACAAAGCTCAGGTATGCTCTCTGGAGCAGGGTGGCTAATGAACTTTCATCCTCCAGAACAGAAGATGTGTTCCTGCTAAACACTGTAAGAACAGGGTCTTTCAACCCTGGTTCACATTCAAATCACCAGGGAGCTTTTAAATGACACTGATGCTGGAGCCGCATCCCAGACCAAtttaatcagaatctctaggggcAAAGTTGGGATGTAATAGATTCTAAAAGCATGCCTGGTGATTCAGATGTGCAGCCAGAACTGAGAGCCACTGTTTTGGGTAAGAAGGGCATCTTATATGTGTTGGTTAGGAAGAACACTTATTAAGGTCATTTGGGAAGGGTTCTCATTTATTGGTTTAGGATTAACCAGGCAAATTAGAATtagcttctggggcacctgggtggctcagtcagttaagtgtctgactttggctcaggtcgtgatctcacagttcatgagtttgagctccactttgagctctgtgctaacagctcagagcctggagcctgcctcagattctgtgtctccctctctctctgcccctccctagctcatgctgtctctctctctctttcaaatataaacatttaaaaaaataaaaagaaagaattaacttctaagtgtttttttttttatgtttatttatttttgagagagagagagagagcaggggaggggcaaaaagagagggagacagaggatctgaagcaggttctgccctgacagcagagagcccaatgtggggctcaaactctcaaacctcgaaatcatgacctgaagtcagatgctcaatcgactgagccactcaggcgcccctagctttTAAGTTTTACAAAGGATTAAAACACAGTGTGTGctaaatgtaaatacataataatttaCCTTTGTATGGTACTTCATAGTTTCCAGAGTGCTCTCACATTCATTATCACCTGAACACTTAAACCAGTTCTCTGCAAAGTGGgaaaagatttttgcatctgAGAAACAGTATAGCAGAGTGGTGATGAGCTCAGACTATGACACCAGAGAGCCTGGGTCCAAATCTTGGTGCTGCTGTTGACCTCAGACAAGATTACTCAGCTTctctgtgcattgattttctcatctgtgaaatgaaaatagacGTAACCTTATGAGGTTCTAACATAGGACTGAATACCATACTACAAGAAAATGCCCTGAAACAAGGCctggaatggggcgcctgggtggctcagtcagttaagcatccaactcttggtttcggctcaggtcatgatctcacggtttcgtgggtttgggctccgcattgggctcttcactgacagcactgtggaacctgcttgggattctctctccttctctctctgcccctcccccactcatgctgtctctgtctttctcaaaataaataaataaactgaaaaagaataaaagaaaaaaacaaggcctGGAACATGGTAAGTACTGTTAGCTCAGACTGCCAGCCACTCCCATGTCACTATTTGATGGAGGTGGAGGCTGGGCCTTACAGTTGCTCAAAGCAGTAGAGCTGGTTTTAACACAGATGATCCGGTTCCATTAAATTACACCCTCAGAgcttcttgctttttattttattttattttttatttgagagagagagagagaatgagaatcttaagcaggctccacacttagcgtGTAGCCtgacagggcttgatcccacaaccccagaatcatcacctgagctgaaatcaagagtcaggccctcaaccaacagagccacccaggtgcccctagaccctCAGAGCTTCTGCCTGTTACTATCGATTGTGTTGGAGATTAAGCTTTATGAGTTAGCAAAATATGTGTAGACTGAGAAGATAAAAGGCTACTTTAAAGTTCTTTTCAATGCTGCTTCTTGGCTGGCTCTGACATAGGTCAATGCTGCATGTGGGGAAGAGCCTATATCCTTTCTGGTTCTATGCACAGCCCGCCACAGCCCTTCTGCCCCCAGAAGCTGTGTTCTCCATGACTACTTTGCTCCCCATCTGCCCTCTTCCCCTACCTGTGGCCAAAGCAAGAGGCTGAGTCTGCAGTGCAAGAGGAACTCATCCTGGGGAGCTTGGGCTCCCTCCCCCCTGGTACCGTATGGGTCTATGGGCACTGCCTTGTCCTTAGTGACTGCATTCCTTAGCCACCTTTCCCACAGTGTAAGCCCTTAGAGGGAAGAGGGCCTGCCTCTGCTACACCCTTCTCTCAAAACTTCCCTGCACCCCTGGGATCTGCCCAAGCTCCTAGGAAGGAGGTGGGAATAGGACAAGGCAGCCTGGAAACCCTTCTACCTACAGTACAGCACACATCTGAGcaattgttctgtttctctctcgctGTCCTTGGATCAGCTGTCACTCTTTTCAAAACTCCCTTTCTGCTTCTTCTCCTTACACTTTATGTCTTAGTGGAAATTCATTTGTTCATGCTTTAATTccatattgcaaatatttattaagcacctgctatgtgccaggtgctgagaAAAAACAGGATAAACCTCCAGAACGTTACTCTCTCCAGGGTCTCACAGATGGAAAAATGTTACAGGTTTAATGTGAAAGGTTATAttctttcccccctcttttttgtgctttaatgaattaattttattttaatttttaattaaacattttttactaGTATGattataaatgtgaaatttaagaaaatgttcactctctgggttttttttttctggatgttattttttgtttcatttcatgattAGCATGGAAAGTAATTTTGTCAAATAGAGGAAGGGAGTGTTAACAATGGTCTGCTTTGGTTCCAGAGATTAGCCATTGATTTTACAGTGAGCCAGGTAGATGCTCTTCCTTTCAAGGAGCTGGGCTTAAAGACTCCAGTCCTATGGTTACAGAAAGACCTGGCCAGCCTGCACCTCTGTGCCCTGACACAGAGGCTTCCCTGTGTAATGGCTGCCCTTTGCTTCTGGCTTTCACCCCCCCATCTCCACTTTGTCGCCCCTCCAGTGGCTGAGCGCAGCGCTGGGTTCCAGATCCCACTGCTTGGAGCCATGGCCATAGTGCTGGCAGTCATCTGCATGGCAGTCATCGTGGTGGTCACATTGACCAGAAAGGTAAAGACTGTGGCTGCACATCTCAGTCATGGCCACTCTGCCCCTGCCACCCTGTCCTTTCATGTCCCCTTCCTGTCCAGAGAGAGACCTTGATGTGCTCTCCCCCGCTGCCCTACATATCTGTTTTACGGTCCTTGCTCTGCCTTTCAGTGAAGTTGTTTATGctcttcttctgtccctttccttgTCTGGGAACTGCAGAAAGCCTGGACCTGTATTCCCTCCCATCTTGCTGTCACCTACAGCTCCTAGTTCTTGCCTGTCCCTGAAGCCACTCCCTAGAGAGTTTGATTTATCTATTGTGAGTTTGCTGTATTTTGGGCATCTACTCGGTACTAGGGATTTTTGTGTGTTAGCTTATGTAATTTTAACAACCTTCTGTGGTGTTGGGCTACTCAGCAGTTCTACAGGATGAGAAATAAACATTCCCCAAATTTAGGGGAAAAAGGTACATGGCAAGATCAGTAGGCTATACATCTTCTGTTGCTCTAGCTTAAGAGGTCATGCAGCTAAAAGAGTGCTGGATGGGGAAGTAGATGATGTTGTGTCTGAGCTCAGCATTGAGAGTGATTACAGGGAAAGTTGTGGAGTCTCCcgggtctccatttcctcatccagAAAGTGGGGATGATGGTGATTCTACTTGCTCTGTATTACAGAGCTGTGATGAACAGGTGGCACAGTACCTGTGACAGCCTTGTAAACAACGAAGAATTAGATGAATGTGCTTGTGTTGTAAACTGGTAGCTACTGATTAGGATGAATGAAAGAATTTCTGCTCCCTGTTTTGTCTGCCCTTTTGGACTTTTAAAGCCATCCCAGGTCGCCTTAATTTCAGTTACCAAACATTTGGGGGAAAGCAAGTCTGTGATTACCAACATCGTTTTCCACCTCATCCTAGACCCTGCTCCCTTGTTCCTGATTCACTTTCCCCCCAAACTGGGTTTGGCTCAGTGAACAACCCCAGCTCTTCATCcctgacatttctttctttggaCCATGTGCTTGGTGCTGTTATTACTGATATATGTGGGTTTACAGGTACCaccttattttcttcatatatgttttgcctgttttttcacCTACTCTTTCTTGCTGTCTTTTGAATTAAGTACTTACTATTATAAAAAGATCTATTTGGTAATTATGCTAGATTTGCTATTCTTTTAGTGGTTACAGTAGATATTACAAATCATACCCCTGACTTATTCAAGTACAGTATAAATTAGTGCTTTAATCATGTCTTGGATTTTGCAAGAATCTTAGGGCACATTAACTCTTTTTTACCTACTTTCCCAACTTATTGCTATTATTACCAtgtgttttagttttatatatattttagaccCTGCaagaaattaatattgtttttagAGTCACTATTCACTTAGATTTACCCTTTCTGTTGCTCTTTACTTCTTCCTGCATTTCCTGTCTTGTACCTaggatcattttccttctgtctgaatAATATtgcttatatttccttttgtgtagGTGATgaattatcttgtttttttttgtctgaaaatatttttaatttttccttaatttaaaaatgatatatttgtttTGCTGGGTATACAATTCTATGTTGGCAGTTACTTTCTTTCAGGACATGGAAAACATTTTCCATTGTCTCTGGCTTCCCATATTTCTGTTGAGAAACTATGGGAATCTTATTTTTGCTCCTTTGAAGATAtggctttttcttctcattcctttaaaaactttctttctctttgattttcagcAATTGTACAGTGATATAATTAGATACAGCTGGGAACATGTAGTACTCTCAAGGCGGGTGGCTTGAAGACAGTTTAAAACAGACAGTTACGAAGTACTGGGCAGCATTAAGGAAACCATTAGGAGAAGTGTAGCAGTGTATTGTCACCCCTAGTCTTtaagggaaaggggagaaggtgATTACTAGAACCTGGAAAGGGAGAGATATGTGGAGGGGACCAGCTTGAGAAGTACTGTTATCTTTGATTGAAGGTTATAGCCAGTCTAAGGCAACTATGCAGAGAGAATGCcaggggaatatatatatatatatatatatatatatatatatatatatataccctcaCCTCACTCTCCTTGCCTTCATCCTCTACTGTTGCTCTGCATTGGTTGAGCCCAAACCCAAGCCTGAGGGCAAGGAAGCCTGCTGATGCAGTACACATAGTTCCGTCTTCTTAGGAAACAGAATCAGGTGCAGAAGGCTGGAGAGCAGAGTTGGCGGGTGAACGGATGGTATCCACCCTTGCTGCTCACAGACCTGGAAACTGGGCAAGAGATTTTGACTTTCCAGGGGCGGGTTGCTGGTCTCAGCCTTCTCTCATGTATTCTTGATCTCTCGTCCATAGATAAGCAACACCCCTCCCTGTTGGTTGTCCATCCATATTTATCTGAGGAACACTGTGCTTTATTAGCCATCTTAATATCCTGGTGGGTCAGGCTGCCATTGCAGTAACTACATCCACTTTGTTTCTTAAGTGCTACCATCTGCCCCTATATCATTTTGGGGTCTCCTCATTCCTATTGCTACTAGGGATCCAGGTCTATAAAAGCATTCAGCCCCAGCCTACAGAGGAGAGATACCACTGAGGTTCCCAATGATGCTGGTGCTTTCTTCACTAGCACATTCTTTTTCACCTTTGTAAAAGAGTGTCCTCTGGATCTTCCCTAGAAACATAATCAGCTATTGGATTTTCACAATTATGTAGTACAGGGATCGACCAAGtttctctgtaaagggccaggtagtaaatctTTTAGACTTTGTGGGCTATACGGTCTCTGTTGCAACAGTTCAACTCTGCCATTGCAGCATGAAAGcaccacagacaatatgtaaatggaTGAGTATGGCTGTGTGCCAACAAACCTTTATTTataaacactgaaatttgaatttcatataattttcatgtgtcatgaaatattatttttcttttgaatttgttttcaaccacttaaaaatataaaaatcatttttagctCACGGGCAGTACAAAAATCTGTGGTAGGCCAGATTTGAGCCATGGGCCttagtttgccaatccctgattTAGTAGGTTATTTGGGGaaaactctgtttttttcttcttctctactcTTAACACTGCACAGAACACTTCTAAACAACAGATGGGTGGGTTTATTCCCACACTGACCAATTCTTCTATACCATCTGGGTGTCCTACAAtcaattcagttctgacactatctacttgGAGTTAACATCAGAACCCACAcattaagggctcagtcctacaggACTTCCCTCACTTTCAGACACCAACTGCAAGTCCCAGACtgtcacctgtacttctgactgacCAACTATAAATTGAAGTTTCTACAACCCCCTCCTTGGATTTGATAATTTGTTGAccgctcacagaactcagaggaaCACTGACTCTCATTTACTGGTTTgttatataataaagaatatgataaaggatacagatgaatagCCAGATGAAAGAGATACACAGGATGAGGTCAGTAAGGGTCCAAGCACAAGAGTATCTGTCCCTGGAGAGCTGGGGGGTGTTACCCTCCTGGCATGtggatatttttagaaaactggaaGCTCTTTGAACTCCATACTTGtgggatttttatggagacttcatcaTGTAAGCAAAATT
This genomic stretch from Acinonyx jubatus isolate Ajub_Pintada_27869175 chromosome C2, VMU_Ajub_asm_v1.0, whole genome shotgun sequence harbors:
- the TIGIT gene encoding T-cell immunoreceptor with Ig and ITIM domains isoform X3, whose amino-acid sequence is MQWYLLLIWAQGLRQAPLPTSGAVSGRIVTMGNVSAEEGGSVTLQCRLSSTTAKVTQVNWEQQDQLLAVHHANLGWYLCPAFRERVVPGPNLGLTLQSLTRNDTGEYFCTYHTYPDGIYRGTLFLEVLQSSVAERSAGFQIPLLGAMAIVLAVICMAVIVVVTLTRKKSLRAHSSESGLRRMPREQEGWSAGVLSSAGSCIQAEAVPVVFCTERRGDDCAEPHEYFNVLSYRSLGSFSFPAETS
- the TIGIT gene encoding T-cell immunoreceptor with Ig and ITIM domains isoform X2, which produces MQWYLLLIWAQGLRQAPLPTSGAVSGRIVTMGNVSAEEGGSVTLQCRLSSTTAKVTQVNWEQQDQLLAVHHANLGWYLCPAFRERVVPGPNLGLTLQSLTRNDTGEYFCTYHTYPDGIYRGTLFLEVLQSSVAERSAGFQIPLLGAMAIVLAVICMAVIVVVTLTRKKKSLRAHSSESGLRRMPREQEGWSAGVLSSAGSCIQAEAVPVVFCTERRGDDCAEPHEYFNVLSYRSLGSFSFPAETS
- the TIGIT gene encoding T-cell immunoreceptor with Ig and ITIM domains isoform X1, producing the protein MQWYLLLIWAQGLRQAPLPTSGAVSGRIVTMGNVSAEEGGSVTLQCRLSSTTAKVTQVNWEQQDQLLAVHHANLGWYLCPAFRERVVPGPNLGLTLQSLTRNDTGEYFCTYHTYPDGIYRGTLFLEVLQSSVAERSAGFQIPLLGAMAIVLAVICMAVIVVVTLTRKFVCFQKKSLRAHSSESGLRRMPREQEGWSAGVLSSAGSCIQAEAVPVVFCTERRGDDCAEPHEYFNVLSYRSLGSFSFPAETS